Proteins from a genomic interval of Colletes latitarsis isolate SP2378_abdomen chromosome 12, iyColLati1, whole genome shotgun sequence:
- the Synj gene encoding synaptojanin, with protein MAMGKGFRVYDKLKPPSPHSVILEQRNRKETVLFESQAVAVLSAEETESLKGKYTKLLDAYGCLGVLQLNAGENTLLYLVLVTGCFSVGKIGESEVFRITQTHFVPLYYTQGNGDRVSEVRKVLNSGTFYFSWSAGHQELLDITLSAQRRYKSTTTDNRFFWNRMLHIHLLRYGVDTSCWLLKAMCGSVEIRTVYVGHRQARALLISRLSCERAGTRFNVRGTNDDGHVANFVETEQVIYLDNEVTSYVQTRGSVPLFWEQPGIQVGSHKVKISRGFEAAGPAFDRHLNMIKQRYGQQVIVNLLGSSVMGSKEGEAMLSHLFQTHHNRSEHTDVPHILFDYHQECRGGNMKNLSKLKAKVDKYLESFSLFYAANNSVIFEQSGTIRTNCLDCLDRTNCVQTFFALEILGKQLGLLKLLEKQQMVSRFEEVFRQMWINNGNEVSKIYAGTGAIQGSSKLMDGARSAARTIQNNLLDSSKQEAIDILLLGSTLNTELADRARLLLPSNMLHAPPSVLREMCKRYNEYVTPMNLRVSVGTYNVNGGKHFRNKDITLSDWLLDAPLKSPSLVSVEYDNVPVDIFAIGFEEIVDLNASNIMAASTDNAKAWAEELQKVLSRDTEYVLITYQQLVGVCLYLFIRPVHAPYLRDVAVDCVKTGLGGATGNKGAAAIRCVLYSTSFCFVCAHFAAGQSQVNERNADYAEITRKITFPMGRTLNTHDYVFWCGDFNYRVDMDKEEMKEMIKRNELDQILQNDQLKVQQDQGNVFKNFLEGPITFAPTYKYDIFSDEYDTSEKCRQPAWTDRVLWKRRKQVPDIDSPTDWNPGKLIHYGRVELKQSDHRPVIAIVDIDIHCVEPEKREHVFREVIQDLGPPDGTVVVKAMEEFDDIDSVFDQNFMMALLQDFSHIGEVILVRFVGETIWVTFRDGQCALSAARKGMTQVCGQTLKLSLKSPNWVQLIEKEIELCSNTTVAQFTSSSPVRSPMQRLEQLEITERSSPSRGSPNGVVPPPRPAPPGRPSQPPKSPIQERKQGPRAGVFSVLPNQFPAPLSRERVESEQSERLSPESAIYEEIMDGSPSYPIPNRPPPPLPRTDTSQESSSRPPNSKPPPLPQRQAPPPPQHPPPSLPASNVPPPIPARTSGGPPIPARNPH; from the exons ATGGCGATGGGCAAAGGGTTTCGCGTCTACGATAAGCTAAAACCACCTAGTCCTCATTCCGTCATACTAGAACAACGAAACCGAAAGGAAACTGTTCTGTTCGAGTCACAAGCCGTCGCTGTACTCT CTGCGGAAGAGACCGAATCTCTAAAGGGGAAATATACAAAGTTATTAGATGCGTATGGTTGTTTAGGTGTTTTACAATTAAATGCTGGAGAGAATACACTGTTGTACCTTGTTCTTGTTACTGGATGTTTCTCAGTTGGCAAGATAGGAGAATCAGAAGTGTTCAGAATTACGCAAACACATTTTGTTCCTCTCTATTATACGCAAGGCAACGGGGATCGAGTATCTGAAGTTAGAAAGGTTCTTAACTCCGGTACATTTTATTTCTCTTGGTCTGCTGGACATCAAGAGCTTCTTGATATCACTCTCAGTGCACAGAGAAGATACAAGTCCACGACTACAGACAATAGATTCTTCTGGAATCGAATGTTACACATCCATTTATTGAGATATGGAGTGGACACAAGTTGTTGGTTACTTAAAGCTATGTGTGGCAGTGTAGAAATTCGAACTGTATATGTTGGCCACAGACAAGCTCGGGCTCTCCTTATATCCAGACTAAGTTGCGAACGTGCAGGCACCAGGTTCAATGTCAGAGGAACCAACGATGATGGCCATGTAGCAAATTTCGTAGAAACAGAGCAAGTGATATATTTAGATAACGAAGTAACTTCTTATGTTCAAACAAGAGGCTCGGTTCCATTATTCTGGGAACAACCTGGCATTCAAGTAGGCTCTCACAAAGTAAAAATATCCCGTGGTTTTGAAGCTGCTGGGCCAGCTTTTGACAGACATTTAAACATGATCAAACAAAGATACGGACAACAAGTAATTGTTAATCTCCTTGGCTCTAGTGTCATGGGTAGTAAAGAAGGAGAAGCAATGCTGAGTCATTTATTTCAAACTCATCACAATAGGTCAGAACATACGGATGTGCCTCATATCCTATTTGATTACCACCAAGAATGCAGAGGTGGAAATATGAAAAATCTTTCGAAATTAAAAGCAAAAGTAGACAAATATTTAGAGTCCTTTTCATTATTTTACGCCGCTAATAATAGTGTTATTTTTGAACAAAGTGGAACTATTAGAACAAATTGTCTCGATTGCTTAGATAGAACGAATTGCGTACAAACGTTCTTTGCATTGGAAATACTTGGTAAACAGCTTGGGTTGTTGAAACTGCTTGAGAAACAACAGATGGTCTCAAGGTTTGAAGAAGTGTTTAGGCAAATGTGGATCAACAATGGTAATGAAGTAAGTAAAATATATGCTGGTACTGGAGCAATTCAGGGAAGTTCGAAATTAATGGATGGCGCGCGATCTGCAGCTAGAACaatacaaaataatttattagacTCCAGTAAGCAAGAAGCTATTGATATCTTGTTATTGGGATCAACTTTGAACACGGAACTAGCAGACAGAGCACGATTACTTTTGCCTTCTAATATGCTACATGCTCCGCCAAGCGTACTAAGAGAAATGTGTAAAAGATATAACGAGTATGTTACTCCAATGAATCTTAGAGTAAGCGTCGGTACTTATAACGTCAATGGCGGGAAACATTTTCGAAACAAAGATATCACCCTTTCTGACTGGTTATTAGATGCTCCGCTTAAATCACCAT CTCTAGTATCTGTTGAATATGACAATGTTCCTGTAGATATATTTGCGATAGGATTTGAAGAAATTGTTGATTTAAATGCTAGTAATATAATGGCTGCTAGTACCGATAACGCGAAAGCTTGGGCAGAGGAACTGCAGAAAGTACTTTCCCGAGATACTGAATACGTTTTGATCACATACCAACAATTAGTTGGTGTttgtctttatttatttatacgacCTGTACATGCTCCTTACTTAAGAGATGTAGCTGTAGATTGTGTAAAAACTGGATTAGGCGGTGCAACGGGTAACAAAGGAGCCGCAGCTATTAGATGTGTGTTATATTCTACATCTTTTTGTTTCGTTTGCGCGCACTTTGCTGCTGGACAGTCCCAAGTTAACGAGCGTAATGCAGATTACGCTGAAATTACAAGGAAAATTACTTTTCCTATGGGAAGAACATTGAACACTCACGATTATGTATTCTGGTGTGGAGATTTTAATTATAGAGTCGATATGGACAAAGAAGAAATGAAAGAAATGATCAAAAGGAATGAACTTGATCAAATATTACAAAATGATCAATTAAAA GTTCAACAGGATCAAGGAAATGTTTTCAAGAATTTCTTGGAAGGTCCTATTACGTTCGCGCCAACATATAAATACGATATTTTCTCCGACGAGTATGACACTAGCGAAAAGTGTCGTCAACCTGCGTGGACAGACAGAGTGTTGTGGAAACGCAGAAAACAAGTACCTGATATCG ATTCACCAACAGATTGGAATCCAGGAAAATTAATTCATTACGGTAGAGTAGAATTGAAACAAAGCGATCATAGACCTGTGATCGCGATTGTTGATATAGACATTCATTGCGTTGAACCTGAGAAACGGGAACATGTATTTAGAGAAGTTATTCAAGATTTAGGGCCACCGGATGGTACTGTAGTAGTAAAAGCGATGGAGGAATTCGACGACATAGACAGCGTGTTTGATCAAAATTTCATGATGGCTTTGTTGCAAGATTTTTCTCACATCGGCGAGGTAATTCTCGTCAGATTTGTCGGAGAAACAATATGGGTAACGTTCAGAGACGGACAGTGTGCTCTGTCGGCGGCAAGGAAAGGCATGACTCAGGTCTGTGGTCAAACCTTGAAGTTATCTTTGAAGTCACCAAATTGGGTGCAACTTATTGAAAAAGAAATAGAGCTTTGCAGCAACACCACTGTTGCGCAATTCACTTCAAGTTCCCCAGTAAGGAGCCCTATGCAAAGGTTAGAGCAATTAGAGATAACGGAACGGTCTTCTCCAAGTAGAGGAAGTCCAAACGGAGTTGTGccaccgcctagaccagctccgcCAGGTCGGCCGTCTCAACCACCTAAGAGCCCGATACAAGAACGAAAACAAGGACCGCGTGCTGGCGTATTTAGCGTATTACCCAATCAATTCCCAGCACCATTGTCCAGAGAAAGGGTGGAATCTGAACAAAGTGAAAGACTGTCACCGGAATCTGCAATTTATGAGGAGATAATGGATGGATCTCCTAGTTATCCCATACCAAACCGTCCACCACCGCCATTACCTCGTACGGATACTTCGCAAGAGTCATCTAGTAGACCACCTAATTCCAAACCTCCTCCTCTGCCGCAAAGACAAGCTCCGCCTCCACCTCAACACCCTCCGCCTAGTTTACCTGCATCAAACGTTCCACCACCCATACCGGCAAGAACATCAGGCGGACCACCTATCCCAGCTAGAAATCCACATTAA
- the Ari-2 gene encoding E3 ubiquitin-protein ligase ari-2 isoform X2 has translation MSSKEYDSEMDYSDSDCGDPGYEDYYNVQPWGGEVDNDIDPDQNRRDPEYAVYDCLRVEEVERLLNENVEVLSNSLHITPSLAKVLLHAHNWALQDIITKYRTNASSLLINSKVKPMPPLDSVPGLKGQRGGVCSVCITIYPVDKFSTLVTCGHSFCKDCWCMHFEVQITQGISTGISCMAQECDVLVPEDFVLSLLTKPNMRERYQQFAFCDYVKSHPQLRFCPGPNCQIVMRSKEQRAKRVICTTCKTIFCFRCGMDYHAPTDCNTIRKWLTKCADDSETANYISAHTKDCPKCHICIEKNGGCNHMQCYNCKHDFCWMCLGDWKAHGTEYYECSRYKENPNIAHESVHAQAREALKKYLHYYERWENHSKSLKLEEQTLEGIKMRINKKVMNASGTWIDWQHLYEAASLLARCRYTLQYTYPYAYYMEPGPRKELFEYQQAQLEAEIENLSWKIERAETTDRGDLENQMDIAEKRRVILLKDFLEVEKNGNSNVLK, from the exons ATGTCGAGCAAAGAGTATGACAGTGAAATGGATTACTCCGATTCAGACTGCGGAGATCCAGGCTATGAAGACTATTATAATGTTCAGCCATGGGGCGGTGAAGTCGACAATGACATAGATCCTGATCAAAACAGAAGAGATCCAGAATATGCTGTATATGATTGTTTAAGAGTAGAGGAAGTGGAAAGACTTTTGAATGAAAATGTAGAAGTGTTAAGTAATAGTCTTCACATAACACCGTCATTAGCCAAAGTTTTATTACATGCGCACAATTGGGCATTACAAGATATCATCACAAAATACCGTACCAATGCTTCcagtttattaattaattcaaaAGTAAAACCAATGCCTCCATTGGATTCAGTGCCAGGGTTAAAAGGTCAAAGAGGTGGAGTGTGTTCAGTTTGCATTACAATTTATCCGGTCGATAAGTTTTCTACACTAGTAACATGTGGACACTCATTTTGTAAAGACTGTTGGTGCATGCATTTTGAAGTACAAATAACTCAAGGTATTTCTACAG GAATAAGCTGCATGGCACAGGAATGTGATGTATTAGTACCAGAAGATTTTGTTTTATCTTTACTCACTAAACCTAATATGAGGGAAAGGTATCAACAATTTGCTTTCTGCGATTATGTGAAATCTCATCCACAATTAAGATTCTGTCCTGGCCCAAATTGCCAAATAGTTATGCGTTCGAAAGAACAACGGGCAAAAAGAGTTATATGTACAACCTGTAAAACTATATTTtg CTTCCGATGTGGTATGGATTACCATGCACCCACTGATTGCAATACAATTAGAAAGTGGCTAACAAAATGTGCAGATGATTCAGAGACAGCTAATTATATCAGTGCTCACACCAAAGAC TGTCCAAAATGTCACATTTGCATAGAGAAAAACGGTGGTTGCAATCATATGCAATGTTATAATTGCAAGCACGATTTTTGTTGGATGTGCCTTGGAGATTGGAAAGCACATGGAACTGAATATTACGAATGTTCACGTTATAAGGAAAATCCCAACATTGCTCATGAAAGTGTTCATGCACAAGCACGAGAAGCTCTTAAGAAGTATCTTCATTACTATGAAAGG TGGGAAAACCATAGTAAATCATTAAAATTAGAAGAACAGACTTTGGAAGGCATAAAAAtgcgaataaataaaaaagtaatGAACGCTAGCGGAACGTGGATTGACTGGCAGCATTTGTATGAAGCTGCGTCACTTTTAGCACGCTGTCGTTATACTTTACAGTACACTTATCCTTACGCTTATTACATGGAACCCGGACCGCGCAAAGAATTG TTTGAATATCAACAAGCTCAGTTGGAAGCTGAAATAGAGAATCTTTCTTGGAAAATAGAGCGAGCAGAAACAACAGACCGTGGAGATTTAGAAAATCAAATGGACATTGCTGAAAAGCGTCGCGTTATTTTGCTAAAGGACTTCCTCGAGGT AGAGAAGAACGGAAATTCCAATGTTCTAAAATAA
- the Ari-2 gene encoding E3 ubiquitin-protein ligase ari-2 isoform X1, which yields MKLFTKRHVKTLRLHFCMSSKEYDSEMDYSDSDCGDPGYEDYYNVQPWGGEVDNDIDPDQNRRDPEYAVYDCLRVEEVERLLNENVEVLSNSLHITPSLAKVLLHAHNWALQDIITKYRTNASSLLINSKVKPMPPLDSVPGLKGQRGGVCSVCITIYPVDKFSTLVTCGHSFCKDCWCMHFEVQITQGISTGISCMAQECDVLVPEDFVLSLLTKPNMRERYQQFAFCDYVKSHPQLRFCPGPNCQIVMRSKEQRAKRVICTTCKTIFCFRCGMDYHAPTDCNTIRKWLTKCADDSETANYISAHTKDCPKCHICIEKNGGCNHMQCYNCKHDFCWMCLGDWKAHGTEYYECSRYKENPNIAHESVHAQAREALKKYLHYYERWENHSKSLKLEEQTLEGIKMRINKKVMNASGTWIDWQHLYEAASLLARCRYTLQYTYPYAYYMEPGPRKELFEYQQAQLEAEIENLSWKIERAETTDRGDLENQMDIAEKRRVILLKDFLEVEKNGNSNVLK from the exons ATGAAATTGTTTACAAAACGTCACGTCAAGACGCTACGTTTACATTTTTgt ATGTCGAGCAAAGAGTATGACAGTGAAATGGATTACTCCGATTCAGACTGCGGAGATCCAGGCTATGAAGACTATTATAATGTTCAGCCATGGGGCGGTGAAGTCGACAATGACATAGATCCTGATCAAAACAGAAGAGATCCAGAATATGCTGTATATGATTGTTTAAGAGTAGAGGAAGTGGAAAGACTTTTGAATGAAAATGTAGAAGTGTTAAGTAATAGTCTTCACATAACACCGTCATTAGCCAAAGTTTTATTACATGCGCACAATTGGGCATTACAAGATATCATCACAAAATACCGTACCAATGCTTCcagtttattaattaattcaaaAGTAAAACCAATGCCTCCATTGGATTCAGTGCCAGGGTTAAAAGGTCAAAGAGGTGGAGTGTGTTCAGTTTGCATTACAATTTATCCGGTCGATAAGTTTTCTACACTAGTAACATGTGGACACTCATTTTGTAAAGACTGTTGGTGCATGCATTTTGAAGTACAAATAACTCAAGGTATTTCTACAG GAATAAGCTGCATGGCACAGGAATGTGATGTATTAGTACCAGAAGATTTTGTTTTATCTTTACTCACTAAACCTAATATGAGGGAAAGGTATCAACAATTTGCTTTCTGCGATTATGTGAAATCTCATCCACAATTAAGATTCTGTCCTGGCCCAAATTGCCAAATAGTTATGCGTTCGAAAGAACAACGGGCAAAAAGAGTTATATGTACAACCTGTAAAACTATATTTtg CTTCCGATGTGGTATGGATTACCATGCACCCACTGATTGCAATACAATTAGAAAGTGGCTAACAAAATGTGCAGATGATTCAGAGACAGCTAATTATATCAGTGCTCACACCAAAGAC TGTCCAAAATGTCACATTTGCATAGAGAAAAACGGTGGTTGCAATCATATGCAATGTTATAATTGCAAGCACGATTTTTGTTGGATGTGCCTTGGAGATTGGAAAGCACATGGAACTGAATATTACGAATGTTCACGTTATAAGGAAAATCCCAACATTGCTCATGAAAGTGTTCATGCACAAGCACGAGAAGCTCTTAAGAAGTATCTTCATTACTATGAAAGG TGGGAAAACCATAGTAAATCATTAAAATTAGAAGAACAGACTTTGGAAGGCATAAAAAtgcgaataaataaaaaagtaatGAACGCTAGCGGAACGTGGATTGACTGGCAGCATTTGTATGAAGCTGCGTCACTTTTAGCACGCTGTCGTTATACTTTACAGTACACTTATCCTTACGCTTATTACATGGAACCCGGACCGCGCAAAGAATTG TTTGAATATCAACAAGCTCAGTTGGAAGCTGAAATAGAGAATCTTTCTTGGAAAATAGAGCGAGCAGAAACAACAGACCGTGGAGATTTAGAAAATCAAATGGACATTGCTGAAAAGCGTCGCGTTATTTTGCTAAAGGACTTCCTCGAGGT AGAGAAGAACGGAAATTCCAATGTTCTAAAATAA
- the Dph3 gene encoding diphthamide biosynthesis 3, giving the protein MSVYHDEVEIEDFEYDEDEEIYYYPCPCGDQFQISKTELAAGEDEATCPSCSLVIKVIYDKEAFAAKQEELIRNEEKELVAQKA; this is encoded by the coding sequence ATGTCCGTGTATCACGATGAAGTAGAAATTGAAGATTTCGAGTACGACGAAGACGAGGAGATTTATTATTATCCATGTCCTTGCGGTGATCAGTTTCAAATATCTAAAACCGAGTTGGCTGCTGGAGAGGATGAGGCCACATGTCCTTCTTGTTCGTTAGTGATTAAAGTTATTTACGATAAGGAAGCGTTTGCAGCTAAACAGGAAGAGCTTATAAGAAACGAAGAGAAAGAACTCGTGGCTCAGAAAGCTTAA
- the Polr3g gene encoding RNA polymerase III subunit G: MAARGRGRGKPGGMSFSAEQLGFAKGEALPPPTLQPPPKYPILEYKPLSLTITNEMSYLLELKREFAEYMRESPNNVLPLVVKKDIDRYSDLYQDLITDKTSYESRYDWSRMPAELKPLPRKRKGPTVKKPEKKRKNVNIESKLQELEKKESTQQSDAEEEGKEEEETEEKEDEHIEDEEEELDEEMDEGTDYVNNYFDNGEGYDDEDDNLDDGPIY; the protein is encoded by the coding sequence ATGGCGGCACGCGGTAGAGGAAGAGGGAAACCCGGTGGCATGTCATTCAGCGCGGAGCAGCTAGGATTTGCCAAGGGAGAAGCATTGCCACCGCCTACTTTACAACCCCCGCCAAAATATCCAATTTTAGAGTACAAACCGTTATCTTTAACTATCACGAACGAAATGAGTTACTTGTTAGAACTGAAAAGAGAATTTGCGGAATACATGCGAGAGTCCCCCAACAATGTTTTGCCCCTTGTAGTTaaaaaagatatcgatcgatatTCGGATCTGTACCAAGATTTAATAACCGACAAAACCAGTTACGAATCCAGATACGATTGGAGTAGAATGCCCGCGGAGTTGAAGCCTCTACCACGAAAACGTAAAGGACCAACGGTGAAGAAGCCTGAGAAGAAACGAAAAAACGTCAACATAGAATCTAAGCTTCAGGAATTAGAAAAGAAGGAAAGTACTCAGCAGAGCGACGCGGAAGAGGAAGGCAAGGAGGAAGAAGAGACGGAGGAGAAAGAGGATGAACACATCGAAGACGAAGAGGAGGAACTCGACGAGGAAATGGACGAAGGAACGGATTACGTGAATAATTACTTCGATAACGGTGAAGGTTACGACGACGAAGACGATAATTTGGACGATGGACCTATTTATtaa